The sequence below is a genomic window from bacterium.
CACGCCTCGCACAGCATCGAGGCTCTGCGGGCGGCGGGCGGGTTCACGGTCAACATGCTCCGGGAGGGCACCGCCGACATCGCCTTGCGGTTTGCTTCGAAGGACCCCGACAAGTTCCGCGGCCTGCCGGTGCGGGCGCCCCGGTACGAGGGGGCCGGTCTGTCCCTGCCCTCGCACTCGTTCGCCTGCCTCGAGTGCCGTACGGTCGAGTCGGCCGAGGCGGGGGATCACACCATCTTCATCGGCCACGTAGAACACGCCGCCCGATACGACCCCGGTCGCCCGCTCCTCTACTGGCAACGGGACTTCCGCCGCCTGGAGTCCAGCTAGATACGGAGGTTCCAGGCGGCCGATTCGGGGTCTATGGAGAACCGAAGTCGTGGTCGATGAAAGCCTTCAAGGTGGCGCCGCTGATCTGGCCGTTGATTTGCCGGGTGATCAGGCCATCCGCCCCGATCAGGTAGGTGACCGGGAGCCCTACGAACGGGTAGTTGTCCGTGACGCTGCGGCTGTCGTCGATTCCCAGCGGGTAGGACGCACCGACTTCGGCGGCGAAGCTCTCGGCGGGCCCGGGAGCATCCTCCACGGCGACGCCCAGGAACGCCACCTGCGGATTCTCCTCCGCCACCCGCGAGAACTCCGGTATCTCGATCCGGCAGGGGGCACACCAGCTGGCCCACAGGTTGAGCACCAGGGGCCGCCCGTCGGTGGATCGGTACTCGGACATCACGAACCTGGACCCGTCGAACAGCGCGACGGACATACCGGGGGCGGGTTCTCCGGCCAGGGGGCCCCTGGGGAATCCCGCCACATCGATCGAGAGGGATCCGGTATCTGTGGCATCGCCGGGTGGCGGATCGGGGGTACGGGTCAGCACCGCCGCCCCGGCGATGACGATGACCGCCATGGCGGCGGCGGCGAGCTTCCAAGCCGTCGGCATCCGCCGCCGTCCTGGATTCTCCGGGGGAGGAGTGAGCGCCGTGTCGGTAGGCGGATAGTGGTTCGACTCGGCCACGACCGCAGGGTAGC
It includes:
- a CDS encoding flavin reductase family protein, with translation MPSHPVNVEDAFRDIMANFAASVTVVTSYWNERHHGLTVSAFTSVSLVPPLVLICIDHASHSIEALRAAGGFTVNMLREGTADIALRFASKDPDKFRGLPVRAPRYEGAGLSLPSHSFACLECRTVESAEAGDHTIFIGHVEHAARYDPGRPLLYWQRDFRRLESS
- a CDS encoding TlpA disulfide reductase family protein, giving the protein MPTAWKLAAAAMAVIVIAGAAVLTRTPDPPPGDATDTGSLSIDVAGFPRGPLAGEPAPGMSVALFDGSRFVMSEYRSTDGRPLVLNLWASWCAPCRIEIPEFSRVAEENPQVAFLGVAVEDAPGPAESFAAEVGASYPLGIDDSRSVTDNYPFVGLPVTYLIGADGLITRQINGQISGATLKAFIDHDFGSP